In Rattus rattus isolate New Zealand chromosome 9, Rrattus_CSIRO_v1, whole genome shotgun sequence, a genomic segment contains:
- the Txndc17 gene encoding thioredoxin domain-containing protein 17 — protein sequence MATFEEVSVLGFEEFDKAVKEHQGKTIFAYFSGSKDTEGKSWCPDCVEAEAVIREGLKHVTEDCVFIYCQVGDKPYWKDPNNDFRQKLKITAVPTLLKYGTPQKLVESECRQSNLVEMIFSED from the exons ATGGCCACCTTCGAGGAGGTGAGCGTGCTGGGCTTCGAAGAGTTCGACAAGGCAGTGAAGGAGCATCAGGGCAAGACCATTTTCGCCTACTTCAGTGGTTCTAAGGATACTGAAGGGAAGAGCTGGTGTCCGGACTGCGTGGAAG ctgaggcAGTCATCCGAGAGGGGCTGAAGCATGTCACTGAAGACTGTGTGTTCATCTACTGCCAAGTAGGAGACAAACCTTA CTGGAAAGACCCAAATAATGACTTCAGACAAAAACTGAAAATCACTGCAGTGCCTACACTACTTAAATATGGAACA CCTCAAAAACTCGTGGAGTCTGAGTGCCGCCAATCCAACCTCGTAGAGATGATCTTCTCTGAAGACTAA
- the C9H17orf100 gene encoding uncharacterized protein C17orf100 homolog — MASPLRSKSSVPRVESTRHKETSTVRMETSSHREETSSHRVETSSRQVLTSSRQVETSQRHREGPSLTPSAKRLPQFLEVSSQHVETSSQCMETSSRHVRASSSLRVETTVHRVESPARRDKQATRQSARMTR, encoded by the coding sequence ATGGCCTCGCCCCTTAGGAGCAAGTCCTCCGTCCCGCGAGTGGAAAGCACCCGCCACAAGGAGACATCGACTGTCCGCATGGAGACGTCGTCCCACCGCGAGGAAACGTCATCCCACCGCGTGGAGACGTCCTCCCGGCAGGTTCTAACGTCTTCCCGGCAAGTGGAGACCTCCCAGCGCCACCGAGAGGgaccctccctcaccccctccgCGAAGCGACTCCCTCAATTCCTCGAGGTGTCCTCCCAGCACGTGGAAACCTCCTCGCAGTGCATGGAAACGTCCTCCCGCCACGTCAGGGCGTCGTCATCCCTGCGGGTGGAGACTACTGTGCACCGCGTAGAGAGCCCAGCCAGGCGAGACAAGCAAGCCACTCGGCAGAGTGCCAGAATGACTCGATGA
- the LOC116910233 gene encoding uncharacterized protein LOC116910233, whose translation MAPEEYSSVVEDTKSGALPCSWGRKPSIGVPLAPEIHGSLKIEAGSRSFSGLSGRRQTVGLPVATGVSPAGVGVALRASSSVWEHSCRRASDSGGRPPTKVSMAVGLPESMGDETLSEGLQRRPSAVMPVAARIPTTVGESTVSGLLGPHRVMDRGCGESSGTWQRRQMTEVPTAASVPKLEREAGSEGINLWWRHSGTVPEAVREASHQGMLAGVGVPMVRHVPAAVWVTGPSAEEANEGVSDLTLVRRLSTEGIMASGEETVSRRSLGFVGRSQAVEVPYPGERGARMWGGPRSTVEETTYENIPRVSAMRTTVPALSGEEVGLGHFRDDLQENGERAVGGIPEARGTVNDLGEMGEGGLRGTF comes from the coding sequence ATGGCTCCTGAGGAGTACTCATCTGTGGTAGAGGATACCAAATCTGgggctctcccatgctcatggggaAGGAAGCCATCTATTGGGGTTCCCCTGGCTCCTGAAATACATGGTTCTCTGAAGATAGAAGCAGGCTCCAGAAGTTTCTCAGGCTTATCAGGAAGGAGACAAACTGTAGGTTTACCTGTGGCTACAGGCGTATCCCCAGCTGGTGTGGGTGTGGCTCTCAGGGCATCTAGTTCTGTATGGGAGCATAGCTGTAGGAGAGCCTCAGACTCAGGAGGCAGGCCACCTACAAAGGTATCAATGGCTGTGGGGCTCCCTGAGTCCATGGGGGATGAGACACTCTCTGAGGGTTTACAAAGAAGGCCATCTGCTGTGATGCCTGTGGCTGCTAGAATTCCCACAACTGTGGGAGAGTCCACAGTCTCTGGGCTCCTTGGGCCTCACAGGGTGATGGAtagaggctgtggagaaagctCGGGGACATGGCAAAGAAGACAAATGACTGAGGTACCCACTGCTGCTAGTGTCCCTAAACTTGAGAGGGAAGCAGGCTCCGAAGGTATTAATCTGTGGTGGAGACACAGTGGAACAGTTCCTGAGGCAGTGAGGGAGGCTTCGCATCAGGGGATGCTTGCAGGTGTTGGGGTTCCCATGGTCAGACACGTACCTGCGGCAGTGTGGGTGACTGGGCCCTCTGCAGAGGAGGCAAACGAAGGTGTCTCTGACCTGACACTGGTTAGGAGACTGTCTACTGAGGGAATAATGGCATCAGGGGAAGAAACAGTGAGTAGAAGGAGCCTGGGATTTGTAGGGAGGAGCCAGGCTGTGGAAGTGCCTTACCCTGGTGAGCGTGGTGCCAGGATGTGGGGTGGTCCAAGGTCTACAGTGGAGGAAACAACCTATGAGAATATTCCCAGAGTATCTGCAATGAGAACAACTGTGCCGGCACTTTCAGGGGAGGAAGTAGGCCTTGGCCATTTCAGAGACGATCTgcaggagaatggggagagagctgtGGGAGGGATTCCTGAAGCTAGAGGGACAGTGAATGATttgggagagatgggggagggtggaTTGAGGGGCACCTTCTAG
- the Med31 gene encoding mediator of RNA polymerase II transcription subunit 31: MAAAVAMETDDAGNRLRFQLELEFVQCLANPNYLNFLAQRGYFKDKAFVNYLKYLLYWKEPEYAKYLKYPQCLHMLELLQYEHFRKELVNAQCAKFIDEQQILHWQHYSRKRMRLQQALAEQQQQNTTAGK, from the exons ATGGCCGCGGCCGTCGCTATGGAGACAG ATGATGCTGGAAATCGACTTCGGTTTCAGTTGGAGTTGGAATTTGTGCAATGTTTAGCCAACCCAAATTACCTTAATT TTCTGGCCCAAAGAGGTTACTTCAAAGACAAAGCTTTTGTTAATTATCTTAAGTACTTGCTTTACTGGAAAGAACCAGAATATGCCAAATATCTAAa GTACCCTCAGTGTTTGCATATGTTAGAACTGCTCCAATATGAACACTTTCGAAAGGAGCTGGTGAATGCTCAGTGTGCGAAGTTCATTGACGAACAGCAGATTCTGCACTGGCAGCACTATTCGAGGAAGCGGATGCGTCTTCAGCAAGCCCTAGCAGAGCAGCAACAGCAGAATACCACAGCAGGAAAATGA